In the Pseudanabaena sp. FACHB-2040 genome, TACCCCCTCGGTTGCTCATCATCTCAAAAATACAGGAGATGAGGATCTTGTGTATCTGGCTGGAGGAGAAAATTTAGATATCGAAATTGCCGAGTTTCCACGTTTGAAAAAGCGTATGATTCGGCGTGAAGAAGCGATCGACATCTATGATTTTTCCGATTCTAAACCCTTTGAGCCCTTGGAAACATGACAATTGGTTTAGCAAAATATTAGCTAGTTACCCTGGTTAACTGACAAAACTAGAAAACTGGAAGCGGAGCCGATCTCACAGATGCTGACTTCACGGGAGCTAGGCTCAAGAGCACCGACTTCAGGCAAGCATTGCTCATCCGTACTCGCTGGAAAGGTGCTCAGAAGCTAGGCTAGGTACAGCCTAGGGAAACTTCAACACCTCTAAAATCCGACAGCTCCTGCTGATGGGGAACGATAATGGGCAAGCTTTTGACTACCTACTGAACTTACGGGGCATCAATTCTTAGGCCAAGCTGGTACAGACTCAGCTCGAGCAGGCCAACTTAGCGGACACTACGTTATACGGAATCCGAAACAAATACTCCCTTTATTTTCAAGCTGCAACCCACCAGTGAAAATGGGTACGTCCTTGGACTGCTTCAGTCATGCTGGTTAAGGTGATGCAGCGCTGTGCCAGCACCTCCTCTAGCGGGTCTAGGGTATCAAAAGAGCGATTGACAATCGGCTCATCCACCAGTTCCCACAACCGCTCAGCAGGCTGCAGCTCTGGGGAATAGGGCGGTAAAAACACTAGCTCAATGCCCTCTGGCACAGAGAGCTGCTGTGAATGATGCCACCCGGCATTATCGAGCACTAATGCAATGCGATGGGTCGCACTTGCACCGACCGCCCTTGCAAATTGAGCTAGCGCCAGATTGAACCAAGCTACATTGACCTTGGGCAGAAGCAACCACTCGGTGCGACCACTGACGGGGTGGACAAAGCCGTAGACGTAGAGCCATTGATAGCGGTGATTGACCCTTGCTAGGGGCCGTTCTCCAATCGGTGCCCACACTTTGCGCACGATCGCTTTAAGACCAACTCGGTGCTCATCAAAGGCCCACACTTCGACATCACTCTCTTGATGCGACTGCCGTTGCCACTCAATCTGATGCGCTAAGCCCTGCTTGAACGCGCTTTGGGCTTGAGCATCGGCTTTAGTGTGCCGCGGACGAGGGCGTTGGGGGGGAAAATCTGCACCGCTTGAGGTAATCCCAGCCTCGTTGAGCATGTACAGAGGGCAATCCGGTTGTGGTAGAACTCCAGAGGTAATGATCGATTTGTTAGGGTAGGAAGGAAGCTATCTACCGGAGAGCAATGCCAACCTGCTCAAAATGCAGCTCATCCCGCACGGTTAAGAATGGACGTATCCATACGGGTAAACAACGATTTCTGTGCCGTAACTGCGGCTATCAGTTCGTCGAGCACCCTACCGATAAGCGAATTGACCAAGCTACTCGGGACTTGGTTGAGCGTCTTCTGCTAGAGCGCCTTTCAATGGCTGGAATTGCCCGAGCAGCATAGGTTTCGGAGCAATGGCTTCAAGATTACGTTCACCTCAAAGCAGCCCAAACGCCGAAGCAGGCTCAAGTGCAGCCGAAAAAAAGGGGCCTCTAAGCGTGCAGTGTGATGAGTTGTGGTCATTTGTTGATCGCAAGAGCAATAAGCAGTGGGTTTGGCTAGCCATGGACGCTCAAACCAGAGAAATTATTGGGGCACATGTGGGAGACCGCAGCCGGAGAAGTGCTCAAAGGTTGTGGGACTCTTTGCCCAAGGTTTACCGGCAGTGCGCTGTTATCTACACTGATGACTGGGAGGCTTATCGAGGTGTGTTGCCCCAGAAGCGGCATCAAGTGGTGAGCAAAGACAGTGGCAAAACGAGCTATATAGAGCGGTTCAACAACACCTTGAGACAACGAGTCTCACGCTTTGTCAGGCGTAGCCTTGCGTTTTCGAAGTGCTCGCGCAACCACATCGGCTTGCTGTGGAATTTCATCCATCACTACAACGCATCATTACCTATCTAGTACTACCCGATCTCGGTTGCCCTGGTTCAAGTCGTTCTGCGCTTTTCTGGTGGTGTGGTGTGGCATAAACCTCCGACTGACCCGACCCCAAACCCTAGGATGGCGGCCATTTCTCAGCTCATCGTGATGTAATGCTTTCCGTGCTTTAGCCACCCCTCCCCGATGTCGCCCAGCAGTTGGCTTCACCAAATGCCTCTCCCAGAGCAGCGACCGATGTAGAGGCTTTAAACCACTCAGGCTGCCCTGCTATTGTTCGGCTATGGCCTGCTCTGTTATGGCTAGGAGGCGCTGCTGTTGTTGAACCATCTGGGCTAGCAGCACAGGACTGATGTTGAGATCTCTAACTGTTCCCTCAAAGCTGGGTCAGTTCAGCAGGCATTGGCCCAGGCAAAAGCCCTAGTCGATACCTGGAACGATGCTCTAAACAAGTGTGTGGCCACCGAGCCCGACGAGTAGACACCCCCTAGCTTCACCTTTCAACATGACGGGTTTTGCTTTGGGTCACTGAGTCGCGACTTTCTTAGGTAACAGTTTTGTGCTGTTGTACCCTTCTGTTACCTAAGAAAAGCTTGCTCTGCCGCAAAAATGTGGCGTAGAGAGAGCGATCTGCTGAGCTCTTGCCAATTCAAATGGCTGAGCTCGCAAACTGGCAATCCAATTGGCCACCTGGACCGAATTATCTCTAGGGATACCTGAAGCAGTCCCACCTACCAGTAGGCGAAGGACTCTAA is a window encoding:
- a CDS encoding IS630 family transposase — its product is MLNEAGITSSGADFPPQRPRPRHTKADAQAQSAFKQGLAHQIEWQRQSHQESDVEVWAFDEHRVGLKAIVRKVWAPIGERPLARVNHRYQWLYVYGFVHPVSGRTEWLLLPKVNVAWFNLALAQFARAVGASATHRIALVLDNAGWHHSQQLSVPEGIELVFLPPYSPELQPAERLWELVDEPIVNRSFDTLDPLEEVLAQRCITLTSMTEAVQGRTHFHWWVAA